A stretch of the Archangium violaceum genome encodes the following:
- the ddpX gene encoding D-alanyl-D-alanine dipeptidase produces the protein MAGPASVALGLWLAAGSAPVVDATEVVKDLVVDMKYATPDNFLKQKVYPDGARCLLLPETAERLKKAADTLRPRGYRLKVYDCYRPIAVQWQMWKIFPKPGYVANPKKGGNHNRGAAVDLTLVTLDGAEVEMPTPFDSFEKAAHHGYKGGTEASRKHREILRAAMEGAGFKKNAMEWWHYDLPGATKLPVLDVPFTKPEETSK, from the coding sequence ATGGCGGGACCAGCAAGCGTGGCATTGGGGCTGTGGCTGGCGGCGGGGAGCGCGCCGGTGGTGGATGCCACCGAGGTGGTGAAGGACCTGGTGGTGGACATGAAGTACGCCACGCCGGACAACTTCCTGAAGCAGAAGGTGTACCCGGACGGGGCGCGTTGCCTGCTGTTGCCGGAGACGGCCGAGCGGCTGAAGAAGGCGGCGGACACGCTGCGCCCGCGGGGGTACCGGCTGAAGGTGTACGACTGCTATCGGCCCATCGCGGTGCAGTGGCAGATGTGGAAGATCTTCCCGAAGCCCGGCTACGTGGCGAACCCGAAGAAGGGGGGGAACCACAACCGGGGCGCGGCGGTGGACCTGACGCTGGTGACGCTGGACGGGGCGGAGGTGGAGATGCCGACGCCGTTCGACTCCTTCGAGAAGGCGGCGCACCACGGGTATAAGGGCGGGACGGAGGCCTCGCGCAAGCACCGGGAGATTCTGCGCGCGGCGATGGAGGGGGCGGGCTTCAAGAAGAACGCGATGGAGTGGTGGCACTACGATCTGCCGGGAGCGACGAAGCTCCCGGTGCTGGACGTGCCCTTCACGAAGCCCGAGGAGACCTCCAAGTGA
- a CDS encoding threonine synthase: MSFLSHLECSRCRKTHDADRVQNLCDCGGPLLVRYDLKAVARAVRPSDLAGRVSSLWRYREVLPLRDDKNIVSLGEGMTPLFPLPRLGAELGLPDLWLKDEGLNPTASFKARGAATGVSRAKELGIKALAMPTNGNAGGAWASYGARAGMSVTLVMPTDAPAMSVLEATAVGADAYMVRGQITDAGAIVGRSAKAHGWFEAATLKEPYRIEGKKTMGYEIAEQLGWSLPDVILYPTGGGVGIIGIYKALLEMRELGWLPENMRFPKLVAVQAEGCQPIVKAFREGKDVSEKWENATTVAQGIRVPKAIGDFLVLQAVRETGGTCVAVPDADTMWGLERISRTEGAFICPEGAALVGAARMLLRDGWLDAGQRVLLLNTGAGIKYPDVMSPKLPVIELNATL, translated from the coding sequence ATGTCCTTCCTCTCCCACCTCGAGTGCTCCCGCTGCCGCAAGACCCATGACGCGGACCGGGTGCAGAACCTGTGTGACTGCGGCGGCCCGCTGCTCGTGCGCTACGATTTGAAGGCCGTGGCCAGGGCCGTCCGCCCGTCCGACCTGGCCGGCCGCGTCTCCTCCCTGTGGCGCTACCGGGAAGTGCTGCCCCTCCGGGATGACAAGAACATCGTCTCGCTCGGAGAGGGCATGACGCCGCTCTTTCCGCTCCCTCGGCTGGGCGCAGAGCTGGGCCTGCCGGACCTGTGGTTGAAGGACGAGGGCCTCAATCCCACCGCCTCCTTCAAGGCGCGCGGTGCCGCCACGGGCGTGAGCCGTGCGAAGGAGCTGGGAATCAAGGCGCTCGCCATGCCCACCAACGGCAACGCGGGCGGCGCCTGGGCCAGCTATGGCGCTCGCGCGGGAATGTCCGTCACCCTCGTGATGCCCACCGACGCGCCCGCAATGAGCGTGCTCGAGGCCACCGCCGTGGGTGCTGATGCGTACATGGTCCGGGGACAGATTACCGACGCTGGCGCCATCGTTGGCCGCTCGGCCAAGGCGCACGGCTGGTTCGAGGCCGCCACGCTCAAGGAGCCGTACCGCATCGAGGGCAAGAAGACGATGGGGTACGAGATCGCCGAGCAGCTCGGCTGGAGCCTGCCGGACGTCATCCTGTACCCGACCGGTGGCGGCGTGGGCATCATCGGCATCTACAAGGCACTGCTGGAGATGCGAGAGCTGGGTTGGCTGCCGGAGAACATGCGCTTCCCCAAGCTCGTCGCCGTGCAGGCCGAGGGCTGCCAGCCCATCGTGAAGGCCTTCCGCGAGGGCAAGGACGTCTCCGAGAAGTGGGAGAACGCAACCACCGTGGCCCAGGGCATCCGCGTGCCCAAGGCGATCGGTGACTTCCTGGTGCTCCAGGCCGTGAGGGAGACGGGAGGCACCTGCGTGGCCGTGCCCGACGCCGACACGATGTGGGGCCTGGAGCGCATCAGCCGCACGGAGGGAGCCTTCATCTGCCCCGAGGGCGCCGCGCTCGTGGGCGCCGCTCGCATGCTGCTGCGCGACGGGTGGCTGGATGCGGGTCAGCGCGTGCTGCTGCTCAACACCGGCGCGGGTATCAAGTACCCGGATGTGATGTCGCCCAAGCTCCCCGTGATCGAGCTCAACGCGACCTTGTGA
- the queC gene encoding 7-cyano-7-deazaguanine synthase QueC, which produces MAVTKKAVVLLSGGLDSTTCLAMAKADGFEPVCLAVSYGQRHLVELERARRVTQAMGVKDFRVVTVDLRQVGGSALTADIEVPKDRPESEMSHGIPITYVPARNALFLSLALGLAEVVGASDIYIGVNAVDYSGYPDCRPEFIRAFEQMATLATKAGVEGTRFKVHAPLSGMTKADIIRAGVKLGVDYGMTHSCYDPDPEGRACGRCDSCVLRRRGFEQAGVPDPTPYVKGA; this is translated from the coding sequence ATGGCGGTAACTAAGAAGGCGGTGGTGTTGCTGTCGGGCGGGTTGGACTCGACGACCTGTCTGGCGATGGCGAAGGCGGACGGCTTCGAGCCGGTGTGCCTCGCGGTGTCCTACGGGCAGCGGCACCTGGTGGAACTGGAGCGGGCGCGCCGGGTGACGCAGGCCATGGGCGTGAAGGACTTCCGGGTGGTGACGGTGGACCTGCGGCAGGTGGGCGGCTCGGCGCTGACGGCGGACATCGAGGTTCCCAAGGATCGGCCCGAGAGCGAGATGTCCCACGGCATCCCCATCACCTACGTGCCGGCGCGCAACGCGCTCTTCCTGTCGCTGGCGTTGGGTCTGGCGGAGGTGGTGGGCGCGAGCGACATCTACATCGGCGTGAACGCGGTGGACTACAGCGGCTACCCGGACTGCCGGCCCGAGTTCATCCGGGCCTTCGAGCAGATGGCGACGCTGGCGACGAAGGCGGGGGTGGAGGGGACGCGCTTCAAGGTACACGCGCCGCTGTCGGGGATGACCAAGGCGGACATCATCCGCGCGGGCGTGAAGCTGGGCGTGGACTACGGGATGACGCACTCGTGCTACGACCCGGACCCGGAGGGGAGGGCGTGCGGACGGTGCGACAGCTGCGTGCTGCGGCGCCGGGGATTCGAGCAGGCGGGGGTGCCGGACCCCACGCCCTACGTGAAGGGAGCCTGA
- a CDS encoding head protein, giving the protein MAIGDFINNAVDFLGRIHENTQSAEEKEWLVAAADALEFIWATGRAYEFEDYRKSRALDAPALVVAAFKTREEAEAWLANNPSPPAMAYVLIADEYHLVAYRRESNWRAFLPHPTLEFYLEEMMRDGLPPAVATFDTREDADAWFQGQTEPRAQSVIQVGGEYFLAAYYRNINHRALFPFSIVERHKKRKKRPEE; this is encoded by the coding sequence ATGGCCATTGGAGACTTCATCAATAACGCGGTGGATTTCCTCGGACGTATCCACGAGAACACCCAGTCTGCGGAGGAGAAGGAGTGGCTCGTCGCCGCCGCCGATGCGCTCGAGTTCATCTGGGCAACGGGTCGAGCCTACGAATTCGAAGACTATCGAAAGAGTCGTGCGTTAGACGCCCCCGCTCTGGTGGTCGCTGCCTTCAAGACACGCGAGGAGGCGGAGGCCTGGTTGGCAAACAATCCCAGTCCGCCTGCCATGGCGTATGTCCTGATCGCGGACGAATACCATCTCGTTGCATATCGCCGCGAAAGCAACTGGCGCGCATTCCTTCCGCATCCGACCCTCGAGTTCTATCTCGAGGAGATGATGCGGGACGGTCTCCCTCCAGCGGTAGCCACGTTCGATACTCGAGAGGATGCGGACGCCTGGTTTCAGGGCCAGACCGAGCCGCGAGCTCAGTCCGTCATCCAGGTCGGTGGCGAATACTTCCTGGCGGCGTATTACCGGAACATCAATCATCGGGCTCTCTTCCCCTTCTCGATTGTCGAAAGGCACAAGAAGAGGAAGAAGAGGCCGGAAGAATAG